The genomic region CGATACCGTGGAGCGCGAGGGGGCCCTTTCCTCCATCGTCAGCGGCGGCCGCTGGTGTCGGAAAGGGACCAAGTTCGAGGACGCCTAGCAGGGGAGCTGGCGATGGGAAGGCGGCAGGCCCCCTTCCTAGGCTTCAGTGGGAGAGAGGACAAGCGAAAGGCCGCATCCATGACGGAAGCGGCCTTTTTTTGCCGAAGTTAAGCAGGGAAAGGTCAGGCGAGGACTCTTCGATAGGGTAGCGCCATGAGGCTCTCCTTCAGTTCCGAGATCGTCTTTTCCAGCTCCGAGATCTGCGACTCCAGCTCTTCCAGCTCCATTGTCGTATTCAGCCTCTGCGCCACTTGCTGGACCTTGCCGATGTTGATCCCGATCATTTCGTTGACCCGCGAGGTTTCGATGTGCGTCATGGTGCTTACCTCCCCGTCTGCGGACAGCGGCAGGGACGGAGCGTCCCTGCCGTTCACCAAAGATCAGCGCCAGTGGATGCAGGAGACCGGGCAGACGTCGATGGCGTCGCTTTGAATCTCCTCTTCCGAGGCGCCGGTCGGATCATAGCACTCGGCTTTGCCGTTGTCGGCGAACCTGAACACTTCCGGCACGTTGTCCGTGCAAAGACCGCAACTGATGCAGACATCCTGATCGACCCAAGGCTCTCTTGCCATGGTAATACCTCCCGCGTTTTGGATTGGTTTTGCTACTTGCACCTATATGCTCTTCTCGAGCTTCTTCCTCTGCTCTTCCAGTTTTTCCAGTGCCTTGTCGAGTGCGGACAGCAGCATCTTCTTGGAGTCCTTGCTGAGGTTCGCCCTCTCCTCCACGAATTCGGTGGCGCGGCTGGTCGCGGTATCGACGAAATCGGAGATGGTTTCGGCGAAATCGGAAACTGCCTCATTAGCCTTTCCGCTCACCTCTTCGGCCAACGAACAGAGGTACTTCCGAGTTTTCTTTCCCGCCTGCGGAGCCATCAGGAGCGCCAGTCCGGCCCCAATCAAGCCGCCGACCAGCAGGAAGACGGCATCCCCTCCCGTGCAGCTTTCTTTATGTCCCATGAGTTTTCTCCTCCATCCGGGGTGGTTTTAATTACAGCGGTAATACTACCACAAAATTAAACTCGTCAAACGTAAAGGATAATCTCAGGATCGATAGTTTTTCCCTCCCGCGTCCCCCCCTCATTTTCCCCAAAGTACCTTTGTTGTTGGTTTTTTTTGCAAGACTCTCCCCGCTCGGTTTCCTCAGATTTTGTCTTTGCCAATGTTTTCAATTCAAGCCTTCGGCTGCTTCGGTTCTCTCAGATTTTTCTCTGTGGCCAACAGTTTCACGGTTTTACCTCTTTTATGACGAGCAGCTTATGTGTAAGATATCGTTTCCCCTCTAATAAGGACACAGGAAGGAAAGCTGCCATGAACGTCGAACAAATGAAGATCGTCGTGAAGGAGATCCTCTCCAAGACCGATCTAACCCCCTGCATCGTGGGCCACCGCGGCGTGGGCAAAAGCGCCGGGATCATCCAGAGCTGCCGCGAACTGGAGCGGCGCTACGTTTCGCTGCGCCTGGGGCAGATGGAGGTGGGCGACCTGGTGGGGATCCCCTTTCGCAGCGGCGACGTGATGCAGTGGTCGCGCCCAAGCTGGATGCCGGGGGACGACGAGCCCCCGACCGTGATCCACTGCGACGAATTGAACCGGGCCCAGCAGGAGGACACCCTGCAGGCGATATTCCAGTTCGTGGAACCCCCCGCCGAGGGGATGCTCCGCGCCATCCATACCCACAAGCTATCCCGCCGCCACAAGGTGGTGGTGAGCATAAACCCTCCCGACGGGAGCTACCAGGTGGCGACGCTCGACCGCGCCCTGGTGGACCGCATGGTGATGCTTTACGTGGAGACCGATTACCAGTGCTGGGCCCGCTATGCGCAAAGGCGCGACCTCTCCGGCGAGGTACGGCAATTCCTGGGTGGGAACCAGAACCTCCTGGCCAAGCAGGGGATGCCTATGGACCTGCAGGTCGAGCCGAGTGAGCGGGCGTGGGAGATGGTGAGCACCCTGAAGAAAAACTGCAGTTTCCCGGCGGAACTGGAGATGGAGGTCTACGCCGGGGTCGTGGGGAGGGAGGCGGCAATAACCTTCATGCGCTGGCTCTCCGATCGCCAGGGGCGCCCCATCACCGCGCAGGAAGTCCTCAACGACTGGCCGGCCGTGGCAAAGCGGGCCGGGGCGCAGCGCGACGACGTGCAGGCTGCCACTATCAACGACCTGACCGCGACACTGCAGGTCTTCCCGGAGCTGAGCGACGAGCAGGAGGAAAACCTGGTGGCCTACATCGCGCTGCTGCCGCGGGACCTTCGCTTCGGATTCGTGAAGACGCTCCTGAAGATCCCCGAGGTCGCCCTCCGACTGGTCCACGACAAGCACGACCACGTGATCTACGACGCGATCCACGCCATAAACCAGCAGGCGGGGTGACAAGGTGTCCGCAGGGGTCCTCGAAAACGCGGTGGTGAGGCTATTGCGCGAGCGCCCTTTTTACGGGCACTTCATCCTGAACCTGCGCCGCGAGGAGCGGGAGCTTCGGGGAAAGCCCGCCGGGGTCACCATCCGTAACGGCACCCCTACCATCGCCGTCGACCCGGCCTCTTTCGCTGAATACTCGGCGATCGAGCAGCAGGCGCTTTTGGAGCACCTGGTGAAGCACCTTCTGCACCTGCACATGCTGCGCGGCAAAGGGCGCAACGCCCACGACTGGGACATCGCCTGCGACCTGGCCATCAATCCAGGAAGCGAGGGGCTCCCCGCCGATGCGCTCTACCCCTCCCAGTACAAGATGCCGGAGGGGCTTGCCGCGGAGGAGTACTACCAGCAGCTGGTCCCCCCCTTCGACATCGGCAACCTGGAAGGAAGCGGCTTCGGAGACGCGGAAAAGGAACGGCAAGGCGCGGCGGGTGCCGGGAAGGGGGACCGCTCCGCCTCGACCCTCGACGACCACGCCCTCTGGAGCGACGCCGACAGCACGCCGCTTCCCCTGGCGCAGGAGATGCTGGCGTCGCTGACCCGGGACAGCCTGCGCGCAAGCGACGGGGAAGCCCCCGACGAGATCAGGGAGGTAGTCGAAGGGCTGCTGCGCCCCTCCCCCATCCCCTGGCGCCAGGTGCTGCGGCAGTTCGTCGCCACCGCAGGGCGGCTGGGGAGACAGGGGACCTGGATGAGGGAGCACCGCCGCTTCGCGCACGTGACCCCCGGAACCCGGAAGCGCCACCGCCTCAACCTGCTGGTCGGCATCGACGTGAGCGACTCCACCAACGCGGTGGAGCTGCGCGAGGCGTTCGCCAGGGAGCTGGTCCAGATAGCGCGGGGACGCGACGCCTCCATCACCGTCCTTTACGCCAACAGCAAGATACAGAGGGTGGAGGCGTTCAAGGGGAGCGCCTTCGCCCCCGAACGCTACGACGGCGGCGGCTTCACAGATTTGAGGCCCGTTTTCGCCTATGCGAAGACGCTGCACCCCGCTCCCGCGGCGGTGATCTACCTGACCGACGGCATCGGACCTGTCCCCGAGCAGATGGAACTGCCGACCCTCTGGGTGCTGACGGCGGAGGGAGAAAAACCGGCGCCCTGGGGCGTCGAATTGAGACTGGAGGTTTGACCGATGGAAGATACAGCACAGCCGATGACCGCCGAATCGGTTGGGGAACTTTTGAAGGAAGCGGGCGCCGAGGTGATGGTGAGGTCCGGCAGAAGTGACAGCTACAGCGCCCCCAGGGAATTCTCCTTCGAGGTGAAGGCGCTGTTCGAAAACGGCATGGGGCTCCACGTGGTGGCGCGGCAGTTCAACTACCGCGACCCGTGGGAGGCGGAGGGACGGGTTAACGACCTGGTCGACGTCATGCTGCTGCGCGATGGCGCCCTGACCCCGCTCCCCAAGGGTTACCCCTACTTCCAGGGTATCGATGAGGAATGCGAACTCGACGAGGAAAAGCTGCGCGAAGTGATCGACTGCGTGAAGAAGGTGAACGTGAAGCTGTATCTCCTGCAGGAGATGACGGGGGATCTTTAGAGGATAGCTTCGTGGATGGCTAAAGGGGACAGCTTACTTCGATCAGAAAGTAAAGCTGTCCCCTTTTTTGTAACGGTGGTCAGTCCAGGCAGCGGAACACCCCGGAACTCCAGAGGCAGCTGCCGCACGGCTCGGAGTTCACGTAGCAGTCCTGCTCGAAGCGCTCGGCCTGAACCAGGTCGCAGGGAGAGGTGTTGCATTCGGCGCAGGAAGGGTAGTCGTGGCGCAGCACGTTTTGCCGGTAACGAATGAATTCCTCGGAATTCCAGATCTCCATCACGCCGCGTTCGGCGATGCTTCCGAAGACGCGGGGCTGCACGGCATGCTCCCAGCCGTTGGCGAAGGAGCGGCAGGGGTGCCAGAGGTGGTAGCAGGGATGCATCCCGCCGTCCCAGGAAATGAAGGCGCTCCCCTGC from Citrifermentans bremense harbors:
- a CDS encoding vWA domain-containing protein; this encodes MSAGVLENAVVRLLRERPFYGHFILNLRREERELRGKPAGVTIRNGTPTIAVDPASFAEYSAIEQQALLEHLVKHLLHLHMLRGKGRNAHDWDIACDLAINPGSEGLPADALYPSQYKMPEGLAAEEYYQQLVPPFDIGNLEGSGFGDAEKERQGAAGAGKGDRSASTLDDHALWSDADSTPLPLAQEMLASLTRDSLRASDGEAPDEIREVVEGLLRPSPIPWRQVLRQFVATAGRLGRQGTWMREHRRFAHVTPGTRKRHRLNLLVGIDVSDSTNAVELREAFARELVQIARGRDASITVLYANSKIQRVEAFKGSAFAPERYDGGGFTDLRPVFAYAKTLHPAPAAVIYLTDGIGPVPEQMELPTLWVLTAEGEKPAPWGVELRLEV
- a CDS encoding YtxH domain-containing protein, whose product is MGHKESCTGGDAVFLLVGGLIGAGLALLMAPQAGKKTRKYLCSLAEEVSGKANEAVSDFAETISDFVDTATSRATEFVEERANLSKDSKKMLLSALDKALEKLEEQRKKLEKSI
- a CDS encoding ferredoxin, coding for MAREPWVDQDVCISCGLCTDNVPEVFRFADNGKAECYDPTGASEEEIQSDAIDVCPVSCIHWR